A genomic window from Pseudogulbenkiania sp. MAI-1 includes:
- a CDS encoding serine hydrolase encodes MKWLAWCLLALLPTTLLGATPPSWEPLEAAVRAQIQAERMPGAVVIVGDARGVLYRQAFGTRGPPSERMTEDTIFDLASLTKAVATTTAVLQLAERHQLTLDQSAARYWPEFAGEGKGDITVRQLLAHSSGLPVGLDLGGSGVDREEMLRRILAVRPVAEPGRQVLYSDINFEVLGVLVERVSGEPLEVYCQRHIFQPLGMHDSGFLPPESRAARIAPTSVNLPRGQVHDPAAALMGGVSGHAGLFSSADDLALFAQMLLNEGRQGLQQILQPQSVALLFQPQSPTGAPGWRGAGWALDAPLVANRDVLPPVGMIGHTGFAGTGLWIDRVTQRFLIVLSNRVYLAGSGDAQPLRRQLLALLASLEPPRTPAAIAADPVLAAALLPQPASLPEGRPQVDTGIDVLERQAFAPLTGLRVGLITNPSGVDARGWRTIDRLRWAPGGRLGAIFSPEQGADSDGAGKVVMEAEPFSGLPWYRLYGAARRPPAALLAGLDALVVDIQDAGVRPYPSTQALPDIMAEAAARGLPVFILDRPNPLGAERVDGPLSDEDPTAATGTVPLPLQHGMTLGELARLFNAEKRLGTDLTVIAMRGYRRGMRFEETGLSWQPPSPNWRTLTQVRLYPGIALVEGANVSVGRGTVRPFEWLGAPWIDGPALAAYLNTRAIPGVRFEPAEFVPDENPYRGERCQGVRLILTDRQALRAPLLGVELLGALQRLYPEQLHLAPPTNTPDVREILGDLARGKVPRRIAADWLPALQRFRERRASYLLY; translated from the coding sequence GTGAAATGGCTTGCATGGTGTCTGCTGGCCTTGCTGCCCACCACTTTGCTCGGCGCGACGCCGCCATCGTGGGAGCCGCTGGAGGCGGCAGTGCGTGCCCAGATTCAGGCCGAGCGCATGCCGGGGGCCGTCGTCATCGTCGGCGATGCCCGCGGCGTGCTCTACCGGCAGGCGTTCGGCACGCGCGGCCCGCCCAGCGAGCGCATGACCGAAGACACCATTTTCGACCTCGCCTCGCTGACCAAGGCCGTCGCCACCACCACGGCTGTGCTGCAGCTGGCGGAGCGGCACCAGCTGACGCTGGATCAGTCGGCGGCGCGCTACTGGCCGGAATTTGCCGGAGAGGGCAAGGGGGACATCACGGTGCGGCAGTTGCTGGCGCATAGCTCCGGTCTGCCGGTCGGGCTGGATCTGGGCGGCAGCGGTGTGGACCGCGAGGAGATGCTGCGCCGCATTCTCGCCGTCCGCCCGGTGGCCGAGCCGGGGCGGCAGGTGCTCTACAGCGACATCAATTTCGAGGTGCTCGGCGTGCTGGTGGAGCGCGTCAGCGGCGAACCGCTGGAAGTCTACTGCCAGCGCCATATCTTCCAGCCGCTCGGCATGCACGACAGCGGCTTTCTGCCGCCCGAGAGCCGGGCTGCCCGCATCGCGCCAACGTCAGTCAATCTGCCGCGCGGACAGGTGCACGACCCGGCGGCGGCGCTGATGGGCGGGGTATCCGGCCATGCCGGACTGTTCTCCAGCGCCGATGACCTGGCCTTGTTTGCCCAGATGCTGCTCAACGAGGGTCGTCAGGGACTGCAGCAGATTTTGCAGCCGCAGAGCGTGGCACTACTGTTCCAGCCGCAATCGCCGACCGGGGCACCGGGCTGGCGCGGGGCCGGCTGGGCGCTGGATGCGCCGCTGGTCGCCAACCGCGACGTCTTGCCTCCGGTCGGCATGATCGGACACACCGGCTTCGCGGGTACCGGCCTGTGGATCGACCGCGTCACGCAACGCTTCCTGATCGTGCTCAGCAACCGCGTCTATCTGGCAGGCAGCGGCGATGCCCAGCCGCTGCGCCGGCAGTTGCTGGCATTGCTGGCGAGCCTCGAGCCGCCGAGGACGCCCGCCGCCATCGCCGCCGACCCGGTGCTGGCCGCCGCCCTGTTGCCGCAGCCGGCGAGTCTGCCAGAGGGCCGCCCCCAGGTCGACACCGGTATCGATGTGCTGGAGCGGCAGGCGTTTGCCCCGCTGACAGGCTTGCGTGTCGGTCTGATCACCAACCCGAGCGGGGTGGATGCGCGTGGCTGGCGCACCATCGACCGCCTGCGCTGGGCGCCCGGGGGCAGGCTGGGAGCGATATTCAGCCCGGAGCAGGGGGCGGACAGCGACGGGGCCGGGAAGGTGGTGATGGAGGCCGAACCGTTCTCCGGTTTGCCCTGGTATCGGCTGTACGGCGCGGCTCGGCGTCCGCCGGCCGCCCTGCTGGCGGGGCTCGACGCGCTGGTGGTCGATATCCAGGATGCCGGCGTGCGGCCGTATCCCTCCACTCAGGCCTTGCCGGACATCATGGCCGAGGCCGCTGCTCGGGGCCTCCCCGTGTTCATACTGGACCGGCCCAATCCGCTGGGGGCCGAGCGCGTCGACGGTCCGCTATCCGACGAGGACCCAACCGCGGCCACCGGCACCGTCCCCCTGCCGCTTCAGCACGGCATGACCCTGGGCGAACTAGCGCGCCTGTTCAACGCCGAAAAGCGACTGGGAACCGATCTGACGGTGATCGCCATGCGGGGTTACCGACGGGGCATGAGATTCGAAGAGACTGGGCTTTCCTGGCAGCCGCCGTCGCCCAACTGGCGCACGCTGACCCAGGTGCGGCTCTATCCCGGTATTGCCCTGGTCGAGGGGGCCAATGTCAGCGTGGGGCGCGGCACGGTCCGGCCGTTCGAATGGCTTGGCGCGCCGTGGATCGATGGGCCGGCGTTGGCCGCTTACCTGAACACCCGCGCCATTCCCGGCGTGCGCTTCGAACCGGCCGAGTTCGTGCCGGACGAGAATCCCTACCGTGGCGAGCGCTGCCAGGGCGTGCGCCTCATCCTGACCGACCGCCAGGCTCTGCGCGCGCCCCTGCTGGGCGTGGAGCTCCTCGGTGCCTTGCAGCGGCTCTATCCGGAGCAATTGCACCTTGCGCCCCCAACCAACACGCCCGACGTGCGCGAAATCCTGGGCGACTTGGCGCGGGGGAAGGTCCCGCGCCGCATCGCTGCGGACTGGCTGCCTGCGCTGCAGCGTTTCCGCGAGCGGCGGGCGTCCTACCTGCTGTATTGA
- a CDS encoding L-serine ammonia-lyase, which yields MAISVFDLFKIGIGPSSSHTVGPMRAARQFVARLEKDGLLERVASVRSELFGSLGATGKGHGSDVAVLLGLQGELPDEVDTDAVPAMVAAIRANKRLSLLGRHEVVFSEPEHLVLHKRKSLPFHPNGMTFEARDDAGNVLDKRAYYSVGGGFVVDEAAVEAGFVPPGATELRHPFKNAAELLALCKEHNKPISQIMLENELAWRSEEEVRAGLLNIWHVMQACVKRGCAHEGILPGGMKVKRRAADMYRKLLAAPEASLRDPLTVMDWVNLYALAVNEENAGGGRVVTAPTNGAAGIVPAVLHYYSRFVPGANEDGIVRFLLTAGAIGILFKLNASISGAEVGCQGEVGSACSMAAGGLAEVMGGTPEQVENAAEIAMEHNLGLTCDPVGGLVQVPCIERNAMASVKAINAVRMALRGDGQHFVSLDRVIKTMRDTGRDMSTKYKETARGGLAVNIVEVPVNIVEC from the coding sequence ATGGCAATCAGCGTCTTTGACCTGTTCAAGATCGGCATCGGCCCGTCCAGTTCGCACACGGTGGGGCCGATGCGCGCCGCGCGCCAGTTCGTCGCCCGGCTGGAGAAAGACGGCCTGCTGGAGCGAGTGGCCAGCGTGCGCAGCGAACTGTTCGGCTCGCTCGGCGCCACCGGCAAGGGCCACGGTTCGGACGTGGCGGTGCTGCTCGGTCTACAGGGCGAGCTGCCGGACGAGGTCGACACCGACGCCGTGCCGGCCATGGTCGCGGCGATCCGCGCCAACAAGCGGCTGTCGCTGCTCGGCCGGCACGAAGTGGTGTTCAGCGAACCGGAACACCTGGTGCTGCACAAGCGCAAGTCGCTGCCCTTCCACCCCAATGGCATGACCTTCGAGGCGCGTGACGACGCCGGCAACGTGCTCGACAAGCGCGCCTACTACTCGGTGGGCGGTGGTTTCGTCGTGGACGAAGCGGCGGTGGAAGCCGGTTTTGTCCCGCCCGGAGCGACCGAGCTGCGCCACCCGTTCAAGAACGCCGCCGAGCTGTTGGCGCTGTGCAAGGAGCACAACAAGCCGATCAGCCAGATCATGCTGGAGAACGAACTGGCGTGGCGCAGCGAGGAGGAAGTGCGTGCCGGCCTGCTCAACATCTGGCACGTGATGCAGGCGTGCGTGAAGCGCGGCTGTGCACACGAGGGCATCCTGCCCGGCGGCATGAAGGTGAAACGCCGCGCCGCCGACATGTACCGCAAGCTGCTGGCCGCACCCGAAGCCAGCCTGCGCGACCCGCTGACGGTGATGGACTGGGTCAACCTCTACGCCCTGGCGGTGAACGAAGAAAACGCCGGCGGCGGCCGCGTGGTGACCGCACCGACCAACGGCGCGGCCGGCATCGTGCCGGCGGTGCTGCACTACTACTCCCGCTTCGTGCCCGGCGCCAACGAAGACGGCATCGTGCGCTTCCTGCTCACCGCCGGCGCCATCGGCATCCTGTTCAAGCTCAACGCCTCGATCTCGGGTGCCGAAGTCGGCTGCCAGGGCGAGGTCGGCTCGGCCTGTTCGATGGCAGCAGGTGGCCTGGCCGAAGTGATGGGCGGCACGCCGGAACAGGTGGAGAACGCCGCCGAGATCGCCATGGAGCACAACCTCGGCCTCACCTGCGACCCGGTGGGCGGCTTGGTACAAGTGCCCTGCATCGAACGCAACGCCATGGCCTCGGTCAAGGCGATCAACGCCGTGCGCATGGCGCTGCGCGGCGACGGCCAGCACTTCGTCTCGCTCGACCGCGTGATCAAGACCATGCGCGACACCGGCCGCGACATGAGCACCAAGTACAAGGAAACCGCACGTGGCGGTCTGGCCGTCAACATCGTCGAGGTGCCGGTCAACATTGTGGAATGCTGA
- the glyA gene encoding serine hydroxymethyltransferase has translation MFTQDMQIAGFDDALWNALEAERQRQEDHIELIASENYTSPRVMQAQGSQLTNKYAEGYPGKRYYGGCEHVDVVEQLAIDRAKQLFGADYANVQPHSGSQANAAVYMALLEPHDTVLGMSLAHGGHLTHGAKVNFSGKIYNSVQYGLNPETGEIDYDEVARLAQEHKPKMIVAGFSAYSLVLDFARFREIADSVGAYLFVDMAHVAGLVAAGLYPNPVPFADVVTTTTHKTLRGPRGGLILCKSNPELEKKFSSLVFPGIQGGPLMHVIAAKAVAFLEAQQPEFKAYQQQVIANARAMVKVFQNRGYSVVSNKTDDHLFLLSLINQGLTGKAADAALGAAHITVNKNAVPNDPQSPFVTSGIRIGTPAVTTRGFKEAEVERVAGWICDILDDIENPAVIERVRHQVAELCAAFPVYRG, from the coding sequence ATGTTTACCCAGGATATGCAGATTGCCGGCTTCGACGACGCCCTGTGGAACGCGCTGGAGGCCGAGCGCCAGCGCCAGGAAGATCACATCGAGCTGATCGCCTCCGAAAACTACACCAGCCCACGCGTGATGCAGGCTCAGGGTTCGCAACTCACCAACAAATACGCCGAAGGCTACCCCGGCAAGCGCTACTACGGCGGCTGCGAGCACGTCGACGTGGTCGAGCAGCTCGCCATCGACCGTGCCAAGCAACTGTTCGGCGCCGACTACGCCAACGTGCAGCCGCACTCCGGCAGCCAGGCCAACGCCGCGGTCTACATGGCGCTGCTGGAGCCGCACGACACCGTGCTCGGCATGAGCCTGGCGCACGGCGGCCACCTCACCCACGGCGCCAAGGTCAACTTCTCCGGCAAGATCTACAACTCGGTGCAATACGGCCTCAACCCGGAAACCGGCGAGATCGACTACGACGAAGTGGCGCGCCTGGCCCAGGAGCACAAGCCGAAGATGATCGTGGCCGGCTTCTCCGCCTACTCCCTGGTGCTCGACTTCGCCCGCTTCCGCGAGATCGCCGATAGCGTCGGCGCCTACCTGTTCGTCGACATGGCCCACGTGGCGGGCCTGGTTGCCGCCGGCCTGTACCCGAACCCGGTGCCGTTCGCCGACGTTGTCACCACCACCACCCACAAGACCCTGCGCGGCCCGCGCGGCGGCCTGATCCTGTGCAAGAGCAACCCGGAACTGGAGAAGAAGTTCAGCTCGCTGGTCTTCCCCGGCATTCAGGGCGGCCCGCTGATGCACGTCATCGCCGCCAAGGCGGTGGCCTTCCTCGAGGCGCAGCAGCCGGAGTTCAAGGCCTACCAACAGCAGGTCATCGCCAACGCCCGCGCCATGGTCAAGGTGTTCCAGAACCGCGGTTACAGCGTGGTGTCCAACAAGACGGACGATCACCTGTTCCTGCTGTCGCTGATCAACCAGGGCCTGACTGGCAAGGCAGCCGACGCGGCGCTGGGTGCGGCGCACATCACCGTGAACAAGAACGCCGTGCCGAACGACCCGCAAAGCCCGTTCGTCACCAGCGGCATCCGCATCGGCACCCCGGCCGTGACCACCCGCGGCTTCAAGGAAGCCGAGGTGGAACGCGTGGCCGGCTGGATCTGCGACATTCTCGATGACATCGAGAACCCGGCGGTGATCGAGCGCGTGCGCCACCAAGTGGCCGAGCTGTGCGCGGCCTTCCCGGTGTACCGCGGTTAA
- the cobA gene encoding uroporphyrinogen-III C-methyltransferase: protein MNPPDPLPLLTLPGTPPAVSPNDDFPPGSVCLVGAGPGDPELLTVKGLARLQRAEVVLYDHLVDAAVIALVPPTAWRIDVGKEASRHTLPQDEINALLVREARQGRRVVRLKGGDPFLFGRGGEEIQALAAAGIRCEVIPGITAACGAAAMGLMPLTHRDYAQGVSLVTGHRREGEDELEWARHTGAEETVVVYMGLSEAERICAELMRHGRPGNTPAAVVERATTPQQRIVSADLATLPERIAAAGIRPPALLIIGDVVRLHQELLTPGTALRHADPAVA, encoded by the coding sequence ATGAACCCTCCCGATCCGCTCCCCCTCCTGACGCTCCCCGGAACGCCGCCTGCCGTTTCCCCGAATGACGACTTCCCGCCCGGCTCGGTCTGTCTGGTGGGGGCCGGCCCCGGCGACCCGGAACTGCTCACGGTGAAAGGGCTCGCCCGCTTGCAGCGCGCCGAGGTGGTGCTGTACGACCACCTGGTCGACGCGGCGGTCATCGCGCTGGTCCCGCCCACGGCCTGGCGCATCGACGTCGGCAAGGAGGCCAGCCGCCACACCCTGCCGCAGGACGAGATCAATGCGCTGCTGGTGCGCGAGGCCAGGCAGGGACGGCGCGTGGTCCGGCTCAAGGGCGGCGATCCGTTCCTGTTCGGCCGGGGCGGCGAAGAAATCCAGGCCCTGGCCGCCGCCGGCATCCGCTGTGAAGTGATCCCCGGCATCACCGCCGCCTGTGGCGCCGCGGCGATGGGACTGATGCCGCTCACCCACCGCGACTACGCCCAGGGCGTGAGCCTCGTCACCGGTCACCGCCGCGAGGGGGAAGACGAGCTGGAGTGGGCGCGCCACACCGGCGCGGAAGAGACCGTGGTGGTGTATATGGGGCTTTCCGAGGCGGAACGCATCTGCGCCGAGCTGATGCGCCACGGCCGCCCCGGCAACACGCCGGCAGCGGTGGTCGAGCGCGCCACCACGCCCCAGCAGCGCATCGTCAGCGCCGATCTCGCCACCCTGCCCGAGCGCATCGCGGCAGCCGGGATACGGCCACCGGCCCTGCTGATCATCGGCGACGTGGTGCGGTTGCATCAGGAACTCCTGACACCCGGCACCGCGCTGAGGCACGCCGACCCCGCCGTGGCGTGA
- a CDS encoding cytochrome c: protein MSASFTKSTARNIFYGGAVFFFLLFIALTVDTTQALPKRDNRANLTEQVARGKNIWETRNCIGCHTLLGEGAYFAPELGNVYKRRGPEFIKAWIKGQPTGAPGRRQMPQFHLTDGELDDLVAFLKYSSEINTNNWPPNVEG from the coding sequence ATGAGCGCCAGCTTCACCAAGTCGACCGCCCGCAATATTTTTTATGGTGGGGCGGTGTTTTTCTTTCTGTTGTTCATCGCATTGACCGTCGATACCACCCAGGCGCTGCCCAAGCGCGACAACCGCGCCAACCTGACCGAGCAGGTGGCGCGCGGCAAGAACATCTGGGAGACCCGCAACTGTATCGGCTGTCACACCCTGCTGGGCGAGGGAGCTTACTTCGCGCCGGAGTTGGGCAATGTCTACAAGCGCCGCGGGCCGGAGTTCATCAAGGCCTGGATCAAGGGCCAGCCGACCGGCGCGCCGGGCCGTCGTCAGATGCCGCAATTCCATCTGACCGATGGCGAGCTGGACGATCTGGTTGCCTTCCTCAAGTACAGCTCCGAGATCAATACCAACAACTGGCCGCCCAACGTTGAAGGTTGA
- a CDS encoding cbb3-type cytochrome c oxidase subunit I, whose amino-acid sequence MTTSTTAVLDTPRGVEEHAATRLKYRSQAVAKPYFIAAIGLFFGQIVFGLIMGLQYVIGDFLFPEIPFNVARMVHTNLLIVWLLFGFMGAGYYLIPEESERELHSPKLAILTFWVFLVAGALTIVGYLSVPYATLAQLTGNEILPTMGREFLEQPTITKVGIVLVALSFLYNLSLTVLSGRKTSISLVMMLGLWGLAIFFLFSFYNPSNLVLDKLFWWWVVHLWVEGVWELIMGAMLAFVLVKVTGVDREVIEKWLYVIIAMTLITGIIGTGHHYFWIGAPAYWQWWGSIFSALEPIPFFMMTLFAFNMVNRRRREHPNKAAVLWAMGTGVMAFLGAGVWGFLHTLAPVNYLTHGTQITAAHGHMAFYGAYAMVVITMISYTMPKLRGREANSNAAQVVEMWSFWLMSIAMVFITLFLTAAGILQVWLQRMGSAPLPFMAAQDQVAIFYWLREASGVMFFIGLVLYIISFFVKGKTDEAAR is encoded by the coding sequence ATGACTACTTCGACCACGGCGGTTCTCGACACCCCACGGGGTGTGGAAGAGCACGCCGCCACCCGGCTGAAATACCGCTCGCAGGCGGTGGCCAAGCCGTACTTCATCGCCGCCATAGGGTTGTTCTTCGGCCAGATCGTGTTCGGCCTGATCATGGGCCTGCAGTACGTGATCGGGGATTTCCTGTTCCCGGAAATCCCGTTCAACGTGGCGCGCATGGTGCACACCAACCTGCTGATCGTGTGGCTGCTGTTCGGTTTCATGGGGGCGGGCTATTACCTGATCCCGGAGGAGTCGGAACGCGAGCTGCACAGTCCGAAGCTCGCCATCCTCACCTTCTGGGTGTTCCTGGTGGCCGGCGCCCTGACCATCGTCGGCTACCTGTCGGTGCCGTACGCCACGCTGGCGCAGCTGACCGGCAACGAAATTCTGCCGACGATGGGGCGCGAGTTCCTGGAACAGCCGACCATCACCAAGGTGGGCATCGTGCTGGTGGCGCTGTCCTTCCTCTACAACCTGTCGCTGACCGTCCTGTCCGGCCGCAAGACCAGCATTTCGCTGGTGATGATGCTGGGCCTGTGGGGGCTAGCGATCTTCTTCCTGTTCTCGTTCTACAACCCGAGCAACCTGGTGCTGGACAAGCTGTTCTGGTGGTGGGTGGTGCACCTGTGGGTGGAAGGCGTGTGGGAACTGATCATGGGCGCCATGCTGGCCTTCGTGCTGGTGAAGGTGACCGGGGTGGACCGCGAGGTGATCGAGAAGTGGCTGTACGTGATCATCGCCATGACGCTGATCACCGGCATCATCGGCACTGGCCACCACTACTTCTGGATCGGCGCGCCGGCGTACTGGCAATGGTGGGGTTCGATCTTCTCGGCGCTGGAACCGATCCCGTTCTTCATGATGACGCTGTTCGCCTTCAACATGGTCAACCGTCGCCGCCGCGAGCATCCGAACAAGGCCGCCGTGCTGTGGGCCATGGGCACCGGCGTGATGGCCTTCCTCGGCGCCGGGGTGTGGGGCTTCCTGCACACGCTGGCCCCGGTCAACTACCTGACGCACGGCACCCAGATCACCGCCGCGCACGGCCACATGGCCTTCTACGGCGCCTACGCCATGGTGGTGATCACGATGATCTCCTACACCATGCCCAAGCTGCGCGGCCGCGAGGCCAACAGCAACGCCGCCCAGGTAGTGGAAATGTGGTCGTTCTGGCTGATGAGCATCGCCATGGTCTTCATCACGCTGTTCCTGACCGCCGCCGGCATCCTGCAGGTATGGCTGCAGCGCATGGGCTCCGCGCCGCTGCCGTTCATGGCCGCCCAGGACCAGGTCGCCATCTTCTACTGGCTGCGTGAGGCCAGTGGCGTGATGTTCTTCATCGGCCTGGTGCTGTACATCATCAGCTTCTTCGTCAAGGGCAAGACCGACGAAGCAGCACGCTGA
- a CDS encoding cytochrome c oxidase subunit 3 translates to MNQTVAMPVSANPREVPGDLAMWFFILAELLVFGVFFLAYGYSRAHDPATFAAGQRQLGLGLATVNTLLLIGGSASVAAAVRAFALDRQQNAQRLLWLTLALGLGFVVLKSEEFAGKFAAGITLSSDTFWMFYLSLTFFHFLHVILGMVIVGAVAVYARDGRYRPGALAGVETAAAYWHMIDLVWVVLFALVYVAR, encoded by the coding sequence ATGAACCAGACCGTGGCAATGCCGGTTTCGGCCAACCCGCGCGAGGTGCCGGGCGATCTGGCGATGTGGTTCTTCATCCTGGCCGAGCTGCTGGTGTTCGGCGTGTTCTTTCTCGCCTACGGCTACTCGCGTGCGCACGACCCGGCCACCTTTGCCGCCGGCCAGCGGCAACTGGGCCTGGGCTTGGCCACCGTCAACACGCTGCTGCTGATCGGCGGCAGTGCCAGCGTGGCGGCGGCGGTACGGGCGTTCGCGCTTGACCGTCAGCAGAACGCACAGCGTCTGCTGTGGCTGACGCTGGCGTTGGGGCTCGGTTTCGTGGTGCTCAAGAGCGAGGAATTCGCCGGCAAGTTCGCCGCCGGCATCACGCTGTCGAGCGACACCTTCTGGATGTTTTACCTGTCGCTGACCTTCTTTCACTTCCTGCACGTCATCCTCGGCATGGTGATCGTCGGCGCGGTGGCGGTGTACGCCCGCGACGGGCGCTACCGGCCGGGTGCGCTCGCCGGCGTCGAGACCGCCGCCGCCTACTGGCACATGATCGACCTGGTGTGGGTGGTGTTGTTCGCGCTGGTGTACGTGGCGCGCTAG
- a CDS encoding cytochrome C oxidase subunit IV family protein, which translates to MNALRDFSAVWWVWLWLTVLTLLAAFLAEAHLTPGHLAVAALSTAWLKGLAIVEHYMALRHAPAWLRLAVHGWLALVSALLIVSFL; encoded by the coding sequence ATGAACGCTTTGAGAGATTTCTCCGCCGTCTGGTGGGTCTGGCTGTGGCTCACGGTGCTGACCCTGCTGGCGGCCTTTCTTGCCGAGGCTCACCTGACCCCCGGCCACCTGGCAGTGGCGGCGCTGTCCACCGCCTGGCTCAAGGGTTTGGCCATCGTCGAGCACTACATGGCCCTGCGCCACGCTCCGGCGTGGCTGCGGCTGGCCGTGCACGGCTGGCTGGCGCTGGTGAGCGCCTTGTTGATCGTCAGTTTCCTTTAG
- a CDS encoding CbbQ/NirQ/NorQ/GpvN family protein: MNAPTVSAQLDVPFYQPVGSECELFEAAWRQQLPVLIKGPTGCGKTRFVAHMAARLGLPLITVSCHDDLTAADLVGRHLIGDGATYWSDGPLTRAVREGGICYLDEVVEARKDTTVVLHPLTDDRRILPIERTGEVLEASPNFMLVVSYNPGYQHVLKTLKPSTRQRFVAMSFDFPQPEVENAVVIRESGIDAARAAQLVTLAGQLRRLTGYDLDESVSTRLLVYAAKLMAAGMAPRIACRTALAEPLTDDADTLAALLAVIDTQFP; the protein is encoded by the coding sequence ATGAACGCACCCACCGTTTCGGCCCAACTCGATGTCCCGTTCTACCAGCCGGTCGGCTCCGAATGCGAGCTGTTCGAGGCCGCCTGGCGCCAGCAGCTGCCGGTGCTGATCAAGGGCCCCACCGGCTGCGGAAAGACCCGTTTCGTCGCCCACATGGCGGCGCGCCTGGGGCTGCCGCTGATCACCGTGTCCTGCCACGACGACCTGACCGCCGCCGACCTGGTCGGCCGCCACCTGATCGGCGACGGCGCCACCTACTGGAGTGACGGCCCGCTGACCCGCGCGGTGCGCGAGGGCGGCATCTGCTACCTCGACGAGGTGGTCGAGGCGCGCAAGGACACCACCGTGGTGCTGCACCCGCTCACCGACGACCGGCGCATCCTGCCGATCGAACGCACCGGCGAGGTGCTCGAAGCTTCGCCCAATTTCATGCTGGTGGTGTCGTACAACCCCGGCTACCAGCACGTACTGAAGACCCTCAAGCCCTCGACGCGCCAGCGCTTCGTGGCGATGTCCTTCGATTTTCCGCAGCCCGAGGTGGAAAACGCCGTGGTGATACGCGAGAGCGGCATCGACGCCGCGCGCGCCGCGCAACTGGTGACGCTGGCCGGGCAACTGCGCCGGCTCACCGGCTACGATCTCGACGAATCGGTCAGCACCCGTCTGCTGGTGTACGCCGCCAAGCTGATGGCCGCCGGCATGGCGCCGCGCATCGCCTGCCGCACCGCACTGGCCGAGCCGCTGACCGACGACGCCGACACGCTGGCCGCCTTGCTGGCGGTGATCGACACCCAGTTCCCGTAA